A stretch of DNA from Rhineura floridana isolate rRhiFlo1 chromosome 20, rRhiFlo1.hap2, whole genome shotgun sequence:
CAGATTCCTGGATTTAATTTGGGAGGTTTCTGGGCTGGTGAGAAGAAGGTCATTTCAGTGGGTATGATGAGTGACCTGGCAATATGGAGCTCTGTAGCGTAAGGGCACTGATCTAGAGACCAGTCATCTGCAGCACCAATCTCCGTTTCAAAGCACATCCTCCAGGGATAACTTTGTAACTTCCTGTATAATTACGAAGCCAGAAATATCTGCCATACTTTTAACATGCCATGAATCTGTCATGGTCTTCAATTTCAATATACAATTTTAGAATCTGAATTGCTTTTAAAGCCTACTGTCATTTGTTTAACatcctgtggggttttttttccattCACAGGAAAGGGCTGCTGGATTTCTGGAGTTCTTCAGATATTTTAACGTGTAATGTTGAAGGTAAGCCCGAAAACAAAGTCTCCAAACACAGGTTGCTGAACGTTAAAGCCATAATAACAGCTTCACACAGCTTGCACttggaagattttaaaaaaacttaccaggcatttttttttatgcAGGAAACTCTTTCCCATGTCAGGTTTTCCTGAAGAGTCCCAACTTTTCCTTCCAGCCCTTCCAACTTGTGCCTTCTCCATATTGCTCTATTCTGTATTGTTTATCTGAAGCTTCCCTGTATGTGCACGCACTCGCTAATTGCAGATCTGACGAAATAATTTGTCTCGCGTAAAAGCCTTGTTGGAAACGGCCTTGAGCaccccaagatggtggtggtggttgtaatTGCTGCTGCCAGACACTTGACCCGTTGAGACGTAACACGACTGGAGTGTTGTTTTTATGCCAGAAGGGAGCAGACAGAAAACAGGGGGCTACTTAAGACTCTTCATCCTCAAAGAATGGCTGAAGGATGGGTGACAGCCGCCGAACAACTCGGGGCTTTGACTCCATGAtagagagcacctgctttgaatgcagaagttcccaggttcagtcgccagcagcatctccgggtagggctacgagagacccctgcttgaaacccttgatagccgctgccagtcagagcaggtaatactgagctagttgagCCAGTGGTTTGACATGCTATCAGTtagcttcctgtcttcctgttacAGGGAAGAGCCTTTGCTCAGAGGTAGAGATTATCTGCTTAAACTGCAGGTGGGCCCCGGATCAGTTCCTAGGTAGCATCTCCTGTCTGACGTTctggagtgccactgccagtATTTGAAGGTGGTATGTGGATATTTATGGTACTCAGTGTCTGCATAAGTATTTAAGATACTATGTTTAAGAAGGGAAATTACGACTCTTATATTAAAAATGTGTAAGCCTAAGATTTGACACATGGTGGACAATTCATGGTGTTTTAAATTTGATGTTTCTATAAAAGCACAATGAAATagctttaataataatttttaaaagcgcTGCCTAAGCATTCACTCTGTCCCAGAAAACCACTGTTCGTATTGGCCTAAGCCCCAAAGGGAGATTATGCTATGTTTAAATGCTTTTAAGATCAGAGCCAACTAATTACGAAGAAACCTTGGCAAACAGAGGAAGCAGCTGCATCCGACCTGCTTGAGTGTTTTCGTTGCCATTGTTAAGCTGAAAGTTTTAACTTTGGGTTCTTAGCAACTGTACtcggaaaatgtaaatgtactgccttcaagtcgattccaatttatggtgaccctatgaacagggttttcatgaggccgagagacagtgactggcccaaggtcacccagggagcttcatggctgtgcggggattcgaactctggtatcccaggttgtagtccaacaccataaccgctacaccacattggctctcacaaCTATACTCAGAAAAAGATGGTAAATCAGAAGCTTCTCCTCAGGGACACAGGGGGACCCACAACTTGCTACTTTTGAGACTTTGAGGACCTGATCTTTTTGGGGGAAGAAGAGCTCAGATCGATACCCACCCGCAGGGCAGTGCCACGGAAGTGGCAGTTTTCAGCAACCTCCTGTTTCTCATCTTGGGGCTTGAGCAAGAGATTTTCCTTAACTGTGCCATTGGGGTCCCACCTGTTGACCCCAATCCCTCTgtggttctttttcttttcttgcagGCTGAGATGTTGCCACCGCCCAAAAATTCAAGAGTGCAGTGATGGCTTCTGTTTTCCCTGCCACACATCACCGTTGTTTGGATTTGATTGTAGGCCTTATTGTGTACCCATTTTATCACAATAAATGTGATTGTGTTGAAGATGCTTTTGGGGCTCTGGCAGATCAAAGAATCTCCATAATGGGCAAGTACATTCCTGTGGGGTGCCAAAAGCATTTCGCAAAAGGTCTCTGCATCCTGTCCAAAGGCCATGGGGGattgatgggggtggggaggctgtTGTGGCCCCCTCAGTGGGGATTGCGAAGACCTAGATTTAAGTCCTTCTGGCGTTGCCACAGAGTTGCTAGGAAGCTGGGGGGAGGGCCGGAGCTCAGTGGACAGAGGTCCAGTCCCCAacagcctctccaggtagggctgggagtgtcccctgcctgaaatcctggagagcagctgccagtcagtgtgggcactACTGAGCTTGGACCAAGGCTCTGGCTCACTATAGGGCCGCTTCCTATGGCAATACGTACTGCAGCGAGTAACCTGCACAGCAGCCACCTCTGGGTGGCTTGTGCCAACCTTTAAGTTTGCTGCAAAATATATTTGCCAGTGCTTTGCTTCCACACCAGCATGACACAAACGCACAGCTCTTCCTGAGCTGCAAAAGAGATTCAGAGGCTGTGAAGCAACTTAACTTGCCCAAAGAGAGAAACTCTGTTTATTTACATCAGAATGTGTTCATCCCAAAGAAGCAGCTCAAGCTGCCTGACGCTTTGctctgcctttgctttgctgACTTGTCCATCCAGAAGAGAAGTGCGGTGGGCACCTCAGTTGCTTCACTCGTCCGTTTGCCCTGCACTAAATTCTGTCTCCTGCttgcaaattatttgggggggagTGCACCCTGGCCCTAGTCTACTGTTCTCACACAGGCCTACAATGTATAATTGATTGTTTTCGCCAAGCAGGCAGAACCAACCAGAGGGAAGCCATCGCTCTTCTTCATTCGGCATCCCAGACTGTGTATCTATGAATATTTGGTGTTTGAAATCTTCTTCCATAAGAGAGTCTTGAGGCTGTTCAGCACAAGCGAGTGATGCACTTCCATTTGACTGGCCAAGCCGCTGAGGGTTGTGCAAGTTTTCAGTTGCTTCTGCAGCTCCTCTTTCAAGTCGGAAGGTGCTCCGTGGAGCAGGTACTCCTGCAGGAGGCCGCACACCTTGGCCAGGTTGGGCTGGACCACATCGCTCTTGCATTGCTTCATGAGCTTGTCGCAGGGCGCTGTGCAGTCCTTCCCATAGGTGCAGTCCGTGTTCTGCTCACAGTGGCGCCCTTTGAGGAAACCCCGGATCGTCATCTCCGTCGCCACCTTCCTGAGGTCGACCATCTTGAAGTCATGCTTGTCGTTGTACCCCATGTTCTTGAAGCCCGTCTCACAGATGTAGAAGTTCCCGTACGCCCCGTGGAATATCTCCTCCACGAACTCCAAAAGGCCAATGGCGATTCTGGCTCGCTGCGGCCAGGCCAGGGAGAACCATCGGTGGAGGACACTGTGGATGGCTGAAGGCAGCAGCGGCTGCAAGAACCAAGGGACCTCCATGGTGTAGAGGGTGGTGTGGCGGATCTTCTCGGTGATGTACAGATCCCCGCAGTGGCCCAGCAGCCGGGAGGTGTGTTCCTTCTCGTGCAAAGACAGCGTCAGCAAGAAGTCATTCAGTTGTAGCAGGGCCCAAATGGATTTCGCTTCCGCCAGCGACAGTTTCCCATCCCGACTGACATCTGCCATGGCAATGATCCTGTTCACTAAGTTGGCGAGGGAGATCTGGTCACCTAGATTTGActgcaaaagcaaaacagaaatgcTATGTCAGTTTTCCCCCATAAACAACAAGATTCACAGCTTAACTCAGGTTGTTATCCTGAGAGAGCACCATCTGCTGCAGTCCATCCTCTGGACAACGTTTTGGCCACATCACCTAGCAGACTCTTAAGTCATTTTTCCAGGACAGTCATTCAGCCACACCTGACAAATTCCACaattgcaatcctgtacacatctGTTCAGAAGCGGAGTTTGCTCTCATATAAGTAGACTCAGCCTCTTGGTTTGATCAAGGCACTCTTGAAACAGGACCGCCTGCACAGGCCTTGAACTAAGGCAGAGAAGAGTGTTGCGTCTCCTTTTTCTAACCAGAAAACTGCTGCTC
This window harbors:
- the DIPK1B gene encoding divergent protein kinase domain 1B, with protein sequence MRRVVQLVLFCPLSKGLQSRLPGIKVKYLLFVWLGIFVGSWVVYMHYSSYSELCRGHVCQMIICDQYNKGIISGSTCKDLCKEHTLAFQQCLSSSPTQQVYSGLWKEKEVIIKCGIEEALKADGNPDSAPRRDVVLFSKPTRGTSMDEFREMLLNFLKSNLGDQISLANLVNRIIAMADVSRDGKLSLAEAKSIWALLQLNDFLLTLSLHEKEHTSRLLGHCGDLYITEKIRHTTLYTMEVPWFLQPLLPSAIHSVLHRWFSLAWPQRARIAIGLLEFVEEIFHGAYGNFYICETGFKNMGYNDKHDFKMVDLRKVATEMTIRGFLKGRHCEQNTDCTYGKDCTAPCDKLMKQCKSDVVQPNLAKVCGLLQEYLLHGAPSDLKEELQKQLKTCTTLSGLASQMEVHHSLVLNSLKTLLWKKISNTKYS